GATGAGTAAGCCCTCCCGAGCGGAGGGTTTTTTTGTGGGCAAATGCCCTTACCCCTTCGATCGCTCAAAATGTGATAGATTGCTGCTGTGATATTTTCAGTTGCCGGACAGAGACAGATTGACGGCGAAAGCAGGATTAATCGTATTGAAGAATAGCAGCGATAACCCGAAATTTTATGTTGGCAGAATCAAAAGAATCTTCGGTACTCGGAGTCCCCATCCACTTATGTAACGACTACGCGGGTTGGGTGCGATCGCGGCTCGAACAAAAAGTTGGCACTCACATTATCACGCTGAATGCAGAAATGGCAATGTTAGCCGAGCGCGACCCCGAATTTGGCGAGATCGTGCGGAGCGCAGAACTGGTCATTCCCGACGGTTCGGGCGTTGTCCTTTACCTGCGCTTGCGCAACCAACAGCAGCACCGCTGTCCGGGAATTGAACTCGCTGGAGCGCTGGTCGAATCGCTGGGTTGTTTGGGAGACTCTGCTACTGTTGTATTTTATGGCGGCGCGCCGGGAGTCGCAGAACGAGCGGCGGAGTTTTGGCAACAACGCTGTCCGGGACTAAAAGTCGTATTCCGTAACGGCTTTCTTTCAACCAGCGAAGAAGAGGAATTTCTGAATTTGTTGCGCGATCGACAGCCCAGCTTGATTTTAGTGGGTTTGGGCGTACCGCGTCAGGAATTGTGGATTCGTCGCCATCGCGCCCTCTGTCCGGAAGCAACTTGGATTGGGGTTGGGGGCAGTTTTGATATTTGGTCGGGTTCAAAATCGAGAGCGCCCGTCTGGTTGCGCGAAATCCATCTAGAATGGCTCTATCGCCTGTATCAAGAGCCTTGGCGCTGGCGGCGAATGTTAGTCTTGCCTCAATTT
This sequence is a window from Oscillatoria sp. FACHB-1406. Protein-coding genes within it:
- a CDS encoding WecB/TagA/CpsF family glycosyltransferase, which produces MLAESKESSVLGVPIHLCNDYAGWVRSRLEQKVGTHIITLNAEMAMLAERDPEFGEIVRSAELVIPDGSGVVLYLRLRNQQQHRCPGIELAGALVESLGCLGDSATVVFYGGAPGVAERAAEFWQQRCPGLKVVFRNGFLSTSEEEEFLNLLRDRQPSLILVGLGVPRQELWIRRHRALCPEATWIGVGGSFDIWSGSKSRAPVWLREIHLEWLYRLYQEPWRWRRMLVLPQFAWRALIAGK